One stretch of Planococcus sp. PAMC 21323 DNA includes these proteins:
- the pdhA gene encoding pyruvate dehydrogenase (acetyl-transferring) E1 component subunit alpha translates to MAAKKSQQFDPVETLNAIEEKFEMVQILNEEGEIVNKEADPKLSDEELTELMNRMVYTRILDQRSISLNRQGRLGFYAPTAGQEASQLASHFALSKEDFILPGYRDVPQLIWHGWPLHQAFLFSRGHFMGNQMPEGLNILPPQIIIGAQIIQAAGVALGMQKRKKESVAVTYTGDGGSSQGDFYEGLNFAGAFRAPAIFIVQNNQYAISTPRELQTSAKTIAQKAVAAGIPGVLVDGMDPLAVYAVTRDARERAVKGDGPTLIETLCYRYGPHTMAGDDPTRYRTSDIDSEWEKKDPLVRFRKYLEAKGIWDEAKENEVIDKAKEEIKAAIKKADGAPKQKVSDLLEIMYEEVPFNVQEQLDIYKAKESK, encoded by the coding sequence ATGGCTGCGAAAAAATCACAGCAGTTCGACCCAGTAGAAACGCTTAATGCAATCGAAGAAAAGTTTGAAATGGTTCAGATTTTGAACGAAGAAGGCGAGATTGTTAATAAAGAGGCAGATCCGAAACTTTCAGATGAAGAACTTACAGAATTGATGAATCGCATGGTTTACACACGAATTCTTGATCAACGTTCAATCTCGTTAAACCGTCAAGGACGTCTTGGGTTCTATGCACCTACAGCAGGACAAGAAGCTTCTCAATTGGCATCTCATTTTGCGTTGTCAAAAGAAGATTTCATTTTGCCAGGTTACCGTGATGTACCACAATTGATTTGGCACGGCTGGCCACTTCACCAAGCATTCTTGTTCTCACGTGGACATTTCATGGGGAACCAAATGCCTGAAGGATTGAATATTTTACCACCACAAATCATCATTGGTGCTCAGATTATTCAAGCAGCAGGTGTTGCGCTTGGTATGCAAAAACGCAAAAAAGAATCAGTTGCAGTTACTTATACAGGTGACGGCGGATCATCACAAGGCGATTTTTATGAAGGACTTAACTTTGCAGGCGCATTCCGTGCACCGGCTATTTTCATTGTGCAAAATAACCAGTATGCAATTTCGACGCCTCGCGAACTTCAGACGTCAGCAAAAACAATTGCTCAAAAAGCAGTTGCAGCTGGAATTCCAGGCGTACTTGTAGATGGAATGGACCCACTAGCAGTATACGCTGTAACGCGTGATGCTCGTGAACGCGCTGTTAAAGGTGACGGACCAACATTAATCGAAACACTTTGCTACCGTTACGGACCACATACGATGGCTGGAGATGACCCAACTCGTTACCGTACTTCAGATATCGACAGCGAATGGGAAAAGAAAGATCCACTTGTTCGTTTCCGTAAATACCTAGAAGCAAAAGGCATTTGGGATGAAGCAAAAGAAAACGAAGTAATCGATAAAGCTAAAGAAGAAATTAAAGCAGCAATTAAAAAAGCTGACGGCGCACCAAAACAAAAAGTATCAGATCTATTAGAGATTATGTACGAAGAAGTGCCGTTTAATGTTCAGGAACAGTTGGATATTTATAAAGCAAAGGAGTCGAAGTAA
- a CDS encoding alpha-ketoacid dehydrogenase subunit beta → MAQLTMIQAITDALKTEMKNDENVLVFGEDVGNNGGVFRATEGLQKEFGEDRVFDTPLAESGIGGLAIGLALQGYRPVPEIQFFGFVFEVMDSISGQMARMRFRSGGSLTSPVTIRSPFGGGVHTPEMHADSLEGLMAAQPGLKVVIPSTPYDAKGLLISAIRDNDPVIFLEHMKLYRSFRQEVPEEEYTIPLGKADVKREGKDLTIIAYGAMVQESMKAAEELEKENYSVEVVDLRTIQPLDIETIIASVEKTGRAMVVQEAQKQAGIAASVVAEITDRAILTLEAPVLRVTAPDSIFPFSQAEEVWLPNSKDIIETAKKVLTF, encoded by the coding sequence ATGGCACAATTAACAATGATCCAAGCAATTACCGACGCTCTGAAAACAGAGATGAAGAACGATGAAAATGTTCTTGTTTTCGGTGAAGATGTAGGAAACAACGGCGGTGTATTCCGTGCAACTGAAGGTCTACAAAAAGAATTCGGCGAAGACCGTGTTTTTGATACACCACTAGCTGAATCAGGTATCGGCGGTTTGGCAATCGGGTTAGCTTTACAAGGATATCGTCCAGTTCCAGAAATCCAGTTTTTCGGATTTGTTTTTGAAGTTATGGATTCTATTAGCGGACAAATGGCGCGTATGCGTTTCCGTAGTGGCGGAAGTTTAACTTCTCCTGTAACAATCCGTTCTCCATTTGGTGGTGGTGTTCATACACCTGAAATGCACGCGGATTCGTTAGAAGGATTAATGGCAGCTCAGCCAGGATTAAAGGTAGTTATACCTTCTACACCATACGATGCTAAAGGTTTGCTGATCTCAGCTATTCGCGATAACGATCCAGTTATTTTCCTAGAGCACATGAAACTATACCGTTCATTCCGTCAAGAAGTACCTGAAGAAGAATATACAATTCCTTTAGGCAAAGCTGACGTGAAACGTGAAGGTAAAGACTTAACAATTATCGCTTACGGCGCAATGGTACAAGAAAGTATGAAAGCTGCAGAAGAACTTGAAAAAGAAAACTATTCAGTTGAAGTAGTCGATCTTCGTACAATCCAACCGCTTGATATTGAAACTATTATTGCGTCTGTTGAAAAAACTGGCCGTGCAATGGTCGTTCAAGAAGCTCAAAAACAAGCCGGAATTGCTGCGAGTGTTGTAGCAGAAATTACAGATCGTGCAATTCTAACTTTAGAAGCACCTGTTCTTCGTGTAACTGCGCCAGACTCAATCTTCCCGTTCTCACAAGCGGAAGAAGTTTGGTTGCCAAATTCGAAGGATATAATAGAAACAGCGAAGAAAGTACTTACTTTTTAA